The Burkholderiales bacterium JOSHI_001 genomic sequence GGGCTTGCGGCTGGATTCGGTGCTCATGGTCGGACCTTGGGGCGCGTGAGGTGGGGGAGGCGGCGTTCAGTGGCAGGACGGCGCGGCGGCGCCCGCCACCACCACCGGGATGCCGATGCCGGGCGTGCGCGTGGGTGCTGTGGCCAGGGCCTGCTGCACCCGTTCGACATAGTCGGTCCAGTCCAGCATGCCGGCGATGGTGGTGACGTAGCGGCCGTCTCGCAGCCACACCAGCGAAGGCCAGCGCTGCACGTTGAACTTCGCGGCGATGGCGTCTTCACAGGCCTGCGGCACCACGCCGATGTGCACCGTGCCTTCGTGCAGGCGGCGCAGTTCGGGCAACACCACGGCCACGTCCTGGCCTTCGGGAAAACGCACCGGGTCGCCGCTGAACAGCAGCACGGCTTCACCGGGCAGGCTGAGGAAGTTGTCCAGGGTCTCGGGGGTGATGGGGTGGGCGGCGTGGCCGTCTACCAGGCGTTGCACCAGCGGGGTGAAGGCGGAGGCGCTCATGGGGTTTCCTTGTGAGGCGTGGAAGGCGTGGGCGGGGCTGACGCGGTCAGTGCCGCCAGTTGTTCGGCGCTCATGGCCGATGGCAATGCGAAGGCGGCCAGGCCAGGCGTGTCGTGCTGCAGGCCGGCCAGGGCGTCGCCCAGCAGGTCCAGCGTGGCGTCGATCTCGGCCGCACGTTCGGGCGACAGGCGCTCGCGGGCGCCGTCCAGGAACACCAGCAGCCAGTCGCCAGGCTGGCACTCGCCCACCAGCGCTGTGTTCACGCGCCGGCGCTCGCCGCGGCCCGTCACCCAGGCGTGGCCGGCTTCGACGCTTTGCACTTGAAGTGGCAATCCGATGCACATGGTGAGGGTTCGGGGTCAGTCGCGCGGAATGAAGCGTTCATCGCCCACGCGGCAGGCCAGCGCTTCACTGGGGCGGCCCACCTCGTAGTGCTCGATGTCCAGCAGGCTGACGGTCACCGCATCGTGCTCGGTCAGCGGTTCGGTGCGCGGCCTCGGCAGGGCCCCCCACTCGCGCAGCCGGTCCACGCCGAGCGCGACCGCGTCTTCCAGCGCCAGCTTCACGCTGGGGCGCAGGCTGCCGCCGTAGTCGTCCAGCTCTTCGGGCTGGCAGCCCACCAGCAGCACCTGCTGCGGGTAGCGTTCGGTCAGCAGGGCCAGCATCAGCACTTCCTGGAAGCCGGTCTGGTGCAGGCTCATCTTCTTGGCCCCCATGAAGCGCGGCACCTCGTCGTTTTCAATCAGCTTCAGGGTACCGGGTTCCAGGCCGTAGTCGATGGCGTCGAAGATCAGCAGCCTGGTGGCTGCCTGCACGTGCTGGATCAGGTAAAGACCTTGGGTGCCGCCGTCCACCAGCTGCACGTGCGGCGCGAAGGACCAGTGGCGCTGTAGCGCCTGCACGCAGCGCACACCGAAGCCTTCGTCGGCCCACAGCACGTTGCCGATGCCCAGCACCACGATGGTCTCGTCCGCCTCCGCTGCGGCATTGCCACTGAGGGGGTTACAGGCGTTTTCGGGCGGAGGGGTGTGCATGTCGGGCCTACCGAGGGGTTGGTTCAGACGGGGTGTCAGTGCGCGCAGCGCACCGATGGGCGGGCGGTGAGCTTGGCGGTGCGGCGCAACTGGCGCCAGGCGTGGTAGCTGTCCCACTGCGCCTGCAAGGCCAGCCAGTGGCTGGTGGGCAGGCCGAAGGCCAGCGCGCAGCGGATGGCGGTGTCGGTGCTCATGCCGCGGTGGCCCATCACCAGCTCGTTCACGCGGCGGCGTGAAATGCCCAGCAGCCGGGCCGCACGCGTCTGCGTGATGGCCAGCGGCTGCAGGAAATTGCGGTCGAGGAACTGCCCCGGGTGCATCGGCGAGCGCAGAGGCACGCCGACGGGGTGGGGCAGGGGCCGGTCGGTCACGGCAGGGCCTTCGGGGTCAGTCTTTGAAGGTTCTGTAGCCGCTGACCATGGTGCTGACCATGCTCTGGCGCCCCATGATGTCTTCGCGGATCGCGGCATACACGTGCAGCGTCACGAACATCACCATGGCCCACATGCCCAGGTGGTGCCAGGTGTGCACGTCCTGGCTCTGGCCGAACAGCGGGATCACCCAGCCGAACAACTTGTCGGCCCAGCTGCCTGCCTGCAGGCCTTCACCGTACAGCGCGAAGCCGGTGAAGATCATGAACAGCGTGATCAGCGTGTAGCCAAAGAACATGAAGAAGCGCGCCAGCGGGTTGTGGCCCACGTAGCGGCTGGGGCGCGGGCGCAGGAAGGTGTACCACTCCAGCATCACCCGCACCTCGCGCCAGTAGGCCGGGTTGGTGACCGGCAGGGTGAACAGTTCGCGCGAATGGCTGTTGCCCACGATGGCCCAGTAGATGCGGCCGATCACGCCCACCAGCAGGATGTAGCCGGACGCGAAGTGGGCAAAGCGGATGTAGCCCATCAGGAAATTGGCGCTGGCCTCGCCGGGCTGGGTGGGCAAGGGGCTGCCGATGAAGTAGCCGCTGACGGCCAGCACCACGATGGCCAGGGCGTTCACCCAGTGCCAGATGCGCACCGGGGCTTCGTAGACATACACCGACTTGATCGCGGCGGCTTGTTCCAGCGCCTTTTCATCGATGCCGGTGGCGTTGATGAAGTCGTTGGTGGCGGATGAGGACATGGGGCTTGTCTCCTGCCTGGGTGGGGGCGTTGCTCAGGCGCGGGCGAGCAGCAGCGCGCCCAGGCCGCCCAGGGTGCCGGCGGCAAAGCGCCAGGCCAGTGGGGCGCGGCGTTGCGCGCGCCCGGTCAGCAGCAGGCTGGCCATGTGCAGCGCGGCCACCCCGGCCAGGAAGCCGCCGGCGTACAGCGCGGCCACCACCGGCAGCGTGTGCTGCAGACCCAGCGCCAGGGCCAGGCGTTCCACCAGGTCGTGGTGGCCGTGGCCGTCGTGGGCGGCGGCCGACGCGGCGAGCGTGACCAGGCCCAGGCCCGAGGCCAGTCGAGAGAGCTTTGTCTTCATGGGGAATGTCTCCGGGGATGTTGTGGGCAGCGCGCTCAACGCACCTTGACCTGGCACAGTTCCTGGCCGTCCGGGCTCATCACGTGGGTGGAGCAGGCCAGGCAGGGGTCGAAGGAGTGCAGGGTGCGCAGGATCTCCAGGGGCTGCTCGGGGTTGGCCATGGGCGTGTTCATCAGGCTGGCCTCGAAGGCGCCGATCTGGCCTTTGGCGTCGCGCGGGCTGCCGTTCCAGGTGGTGGGCACCACGCACTGGTAATTCTCGATCTTGCCGTCCTTGATCTTCACCCAGTGGCCCAGCATGCCGCGCGGCGCGGCCACGGTGCCCACGCCCTTGGCTTCCTTGGGCCAGGTGGCGGGGTCCCACTTGTCCACGTTGGCGGTGGCGGTGTCGCCGGCCTTGATGTTGGCCACCAGGTCGTTCCAGTCGTCGGCCATCATCTCGCCGCAGTACTGGCCTTCCAACGCGCGGGCCAGGGTGCGGCCGATGGTGGTGGGCAGCAACTGCTTCAGCGTGTACTGCGTTTCCGGCAGGCCCAGCGCCTTGGGGATGGCGCTGTTGATCATCTGGGCGCTGTACTCCAGCTGTTCCTTGGGGCGCTGGGCGTACTTGTTGCCCTTCTTGGCGTGCGCATAGGCCAGGATGTAGCGCGACAGCGGGCCCACTTCCACCGCGTTGCCGCGCCAGCGCGGCGACTTGATCCACGAATACTTGGCGCTCTCGTCGATCTGCTCGATGTTGGTGGTGGTGCCCTTGGTCTTGCCGCCCAGCACGTACATCGGCTCGGTGACGCCGTCCCAGGGGTGCAGGCCCTTGGTGTCGTCGGCGTACTTGTACCAGCTGTGGGTGACGAACTCCTGCACCTGCTCGGGGTCGCGCGGGTCGATCGGCAGGATCTCGTCCCAGTTGCCGTTCAGGATCACGCCGCCGGGCAGCTGGTCGGTGCTCTTGTCGTAGTTGTTCTTCGGGTACTCGCCGTAGTCGGACACGTTGGTGGCCGACAGGCCGCCGCCGTACAGCCAGCCGGCCTGCTTGTAAATGGTGCCTATGGCCAGCACGTCCGGGATGTAGACGTTCTTGTTGAACTCGATGATCTCGTCGATGCGGGCCTTGACGAAGTTCAGCCGCTCCATGTTGATGGGTGCGCCGGCCGCGCCGTCGCGGTCCAGGTTGATGGCGCAGGGCACGCCGCCCACCAGGTAATTGGGGTGCGGGTTCTTGCCGCCGAAGATGGTGTGGATCTTGACCCATTCCTTTTGCAGGTCCAGCGCCTCCAGGTAGTGGGTCACGGCCATCAGGTTGGCCTCGGGCGGCAGCACATAGGCCTTGTTGCCCCAGTAGCCGTTCATGAAGGGCCCCAGCTGGCCGCTTTCCACGAACTTCTTCAGCCGGTTCTGGATGTCGCGGAAGTAGCCGGCCGAGCTGAGCGGGTGGCTGGGCGACACCAGCTGCTGCAGGTCGCTGGTCTTCTTGGGGTCGGCCTTCAGCGCCGACACCACGTCCACCCAGTCCAGCGCGTGCAGGTGGTAGAAGTGCACCGCGTGGTCGTGCACCTGCAGGGTCTTGGCCATCATCTCGCGGATGAGGTGGGCGTTCTTCGGGATCTTGATGCCCAGCGCGTCTTCCACCGCCCGCACGCTGGTCAGCGCGTGGCAGCCGGTGCACACGCCGCAGATGCGTTCGACGAAGGCCCAGGCGTCGCGCGGGTCGCGACCCTTCAGGATGACCTCCAGCCCGCGCCACATGGTGCCGGTGGACACCGCGTTGCGGATGATGTTGTCCTTGTCCAGGTTCACCTCGCAGCGCATGTGCCCTTCGATGCGGGTGACCGGGTCGACGACGATGCGCTTGCCGCTGTCGTCGAGGTTGAAGCCTTGGGTTGCGTAGGCAGCCATGTGGTGTCGTCCTTGGGTGTTCGTCTTGTGGGGTCAGCGGCCTCAGCGACCGGAAGCGCGGTCGTTGGACGCCACGCGCTTGATGGCCGACACGGCGGCGTGCGCGGCCACCGCGGCGCCCACCACGGCGGCGGCGGTGCCGCCCACCTTGTCGGCGTTGGCTTCCACGCCGAACTGGTGGATGTCGGTCAGGCGGTTGTAGAACGAGCCCTTGTCCCAGAAGCCGTCCTCGCTGCAGCCGATGCAGCCGTGGCCGGCCTTGATCGGGAAGCTGGTGCCTTCGTTCCACTGCACGGTGGAGCAGGCGTTGTAGGTGGTGGGGCCCTTGCAGCCCACCTTGTAGAGGCAGTAGCCGCGGCGGGCGCTGTCGTCGTCGAAGGCTTCGACGAACTGGCCGGCGTCGAAGTGCGGGCGGCGGTAGCACTTGTCGTGGATGCGCTGGCTGTAGAACATCTTCGGGCGGCCCTGGCGGTCCAGCTCGGGGATGCGGTCGAAGGTGAGCATGTAGGTGATGACGCCGGTCATCACTTCCGCGATGGGCGGGCAGCCCGGCACCTTGATGATGGGCTTGTCGGTGATGACCTTGTGCACCGGCGTGGCCTGCGTGGGGTTGGGCTTGGCGGCCTGCACGCAGCCCCAGCTGGCGCAGGAGCCCCAGCTGATGATGGCCTTGGCGTCCTTGGCCACGTGGCGCAGCTGGTCCACGAAGGGCTTGCCGCCGATGATGCAGCTCATGCCTTCCTGGTTCAGCGGCGGGTTGCCTTCCACCGCCAGGATGTAGTTGCCCTTGTACTTGGCCATCACCTCTTCGAGGATGGCCTCGGCCTGGTGGCCGGCGCTGGCCATCAGGGTGTCGTCGTAGTCCAGGCTGATCATGGACAGCACGACGTCCTTGGCCAGCGGGTGGGCGCTGCGGATGAAGCTTTCGCTGCAGCAGGTGCATTCCAGCCCGTGCAGCCACAGCACCGGGGTGCGCGGCTTGGTTTCCATGGCGTGCGCGATCTGCGGTACGAAGGCCGGGCCCAGTCCCAACGACGTGGCCGTGAGCGAGCAGTACTTGAGGAAGCTGCGGCGCGAGATGCCCTGGCGGCGCATCACTTCGTAGAAGGTCTCCATTCGCTTTTTCTCCAGGCGGTTGTCGTTGGTTTGCAAGGGCAGGGCCGTGCGGCGGTGCTTGACATCGGACATGGATACAAGGCCCGTGCCGGATACCGCGGGGGCCCGGGTAAACACTGGGCGGCGCGCGCAAGTGCTTGTTTCTTAAGGCCTTGGACGCACGCGTGCCAGGGGCCAGCGGGCGCCATCCATGCCGACATGGTCAATCAGCTTTCGCTCGCGGGTCCAATGTGGAAGCTGGCTTTTCACCCACGTTTGCCACTTGACCCGTCGTGGGCGGCCTGCTGGCCGCCTGAGCGCCCGGCCGGGGCGCTTCAGCCGCCCGACAGGCTGTTGGCGTCTTCCGCGGTGGCGCCGTCCAGGTGGGCGGTGCAGTCCACCAGGCTGGCGGCGTGTGGCGGCGCGGCGGCCACCACGCTGAGTGCGGTGTTGCCAATGCGTTCCGGCAGCACCAGGCCTGCCGGCACCCGGGCGTGGGCGCGCAGCCAGCGCATCACCACCAGGCCGTGGCTGACCACCGCCAGCGGGCCGCCCGCGGCCTGCTTCTGGGCCAGCACCCAGTCCCAGGCCGCGGCCACGCGGGCTTCGAAGGTGGCCGTGGTTTCGCCGTTCGGTGGTGCGGTCTGGGTGGTCAGGGCATCAAAGCCCAGGCTGGCGTGGGGCCGGCCGCGCCAGTCACCGAAATTGCGTTCGTGCAGCAGGGCCGAGGTGGTGACGGGCAGGCCCGTGGCGCGGGCGATGGCCTGGGCGGTCTGCAGGGCGCGCGGCAGGTCGCTGGCCACGATGGCGGCCAGGCCGGCCGTTTTCAGGCGCTGCGCCAGCGCTTCGGCCTGCGCCAGGCCGCGTT encodes the following:
- a CDS encoding Hydrogenase-1 expression protein HyaE (PFAM: Hydrogenase-1 expression protein HyaE), with translation MSASAFTPLVQRLVDGHAAHPITPETLDNFLSLPGEAVLLFSGDPVRFPEGQDVAVVLPELRRLHEGTVHIGVVPQACEDAIAAKFNVQRWPSLVWLRDGRYVTTIAGMLDWTDYVERVQQALATAPTRTPGIGIPVVVAGAAAPSCH
- a CDS encoding hydrogenase assembly chaperone HypC/HupF (PFAM: HupF/HypC family~TIGRFAM: hydrogenase assembly chaperone HypC/HupF), with protein sequence MCIGLPLQVQSVEAGHAWVTGRGERRRVNTALVGECQPGDWLLVFLDGARERLSPERAAEIDATLDLLGDALAGLQHDTPGLAAFALPSAMSAEQLAALTASAPPTPSTPHKETP
- a CDS encoding hydrogenase expression/formation protein (PFAM: Hydrogenase maturation protease~TIGRFAM: hydrogenase expression/formation protein; hydrogenase maturation protease), whose product is MHTPPPENACNPLSGNAAAEADETIVVLGIGNVLWADEGFGVRCVQALQRHWSFAPHVQLVDGGTQGLYLIQHVQAATRLLIFDAIDYGLEPGTLKLIENDEVPRFMGAKKMSLHQTGFQEVLMLALLTERYPQQVLLVGCQPEELDDYGGSLRPSVKLALEDAVALGVDRLREWGALPRPRTEPLTEHDAVTVSLLDIEHYEVGRPSEALACRVGDERFIPRD
- a CDS encoding addiction module antidote protein, HigA family (PFAM: Helix-turn-helix~TIGRFAM: addiction module antidote protein, HigA family) — translated: MTDRPLPHPVGVPLRSPMHPGQFLDRNFLQPLAITQTRAARLLGISRRRVNELVMGHRGMSTDTAIRCALAFGLPTSHWLALQAQWDSYHAWRQLRRTAKLTARPSVRCAH
- a CDS encoding Ni/Fe-hydrogenase, b-type cytochrome subunit (PFAM: Cytochrome b(N-terminal)/b6/petB~TIGRFAM: Ni/Fe-hydrogenase, b-type cytochrome subunit), yielding MSSSATNDFINATGIDEKALEQAAAIKSVYVYEAPVRIWHWVNALAIVVLAVSGYFIGSPLPTQPGEASANFLMGYIRFAHFASGYILLVGVIGRIYWAIVGNSHSRELFTLPVTNPAYWREVRVMLEWYTFLRPRPSRYVGHNPLARFFMFFGYTLITLFMIFTGFALYGEGLQAGSWADKLFGWVIPLFGQSQDVHTWHHLGMWAMVMFVTLHVYAAIREDIMGRQSMVSTMVSGYRTFKD
- a CDS encoding Ni,Fe-hydrogenase I large subunit (PFAM: Nickel-dependent hydrogenase) produces the protein MAAYATQGFNLDDSGKRIVVDPVTRIEGHMRCEVNLDKDNIIRNAVSTGTMWRGLEVILKGRDPRDAWAFVERICGVCTGCHALTSVRAVEDALGIKIPKNAHLIREMMAKTLQVHDHAVHFYHLHALDWVDVVSALKADPKKTSDLQQLVSPSHPLSSAGYFRDIQNRLKKFVESGQLGPFMNGYWGNKAYVLPPEANLMAVTHYLEALDLQKEWVKIHTIFGGKNPHPNYLVGGVPCAINLDRDGAAGAPINMERLNFVKARIDEIIEFNKNVYIPDVLAIGTIYKQAGWLYGGGLSATNVSDYGEYPKNNYDKSTDQLPGGVILNGNWDEILPIDPRDPEQVQEFVTHSWYKYADDTKGLHPWDGVTEPMYVLGGKTKGTTTNIEQIDESAKYSWIKSPRWRGNAVEVGPLSRYILAYAHAKKGNKYAQRPKEQLEYSAQMINSAIPKALGLPETQYTLKQLLPTTIGRTLARALEGQYCGEMMADDWNDLVANIKAGDTATANVDKWDPATWPKEAKGVGTVAAPRGMLGHWVKIKDGKIENYQCVVPTTWNGSPRDAKGQIGAFEASLMNTPMANPEQPLEILRTLHSFDPCLACSTHVMSPDGQELCQVKVR
- a CDS encoding hydrogenase (NiFe) small subunit HydA (PFAM: NADH ubiquinone oxidoreductase, 20 Kd subunit~TIGRFAM: hydrogenase (NiFe) small subunit (hydA); Tat (twin-arginine translocation) pathway signal sequence), yielding MSDVKHRRTALPLQTNDNRLEKKRMETFYEVMRRQGISRRSFLKYCSLTATSLGLGPAFVPQIAHAMETKPRTPVLWLHGLECTCCSESFIRSAHPLAKDVVLSMISLDYDDTLMASAGHQAEAILEEVMAKYKGNYILAVEGNPPLNQEGMSCIIGGKPFVDQLRHVAKDAKAIISWGSCASWGCVQAAKPNPTQATPVHKVITDKPIIKVPGCPPIAEVMTGVITYMLTFDRIPELDRQGRPKMFYSQRIHDKCYRRPHFDAGQFVEAFDDDSARRGYCLYKVGCKGPTTYNACSTVQWNEGTSFPIKAGHGCIGCSEDGFWDKGSFYNRLTDIHQFGVEANADKVGGTAAAVVGAAVAAHAAVSAIKRVASNDRASGR
- a CDS encoding fructose-2,6-bisphosphatase (PFAM: Phosphoglycerate mutase family), with amino-acid sequence MSLLLIRHGETALNAARVMQPPDTPLSERGLAQAEALAQRLKTAGLAAIVASDLPRALQTAQAIARATGLPVTTSALLHERNFGDWRGRPHASLGFDALTTQTAPPNGETTATFEARVAAAWDWVLAQKQAAGGPLAVVSHGLVVMRWLRAHARVPAGLVLPERIGNTALSVVAAAPPHAASLVDCTAHLDGATAEDANSLSGG